The region CATCGCCCCTTTTTCCATATTCCAGAGCCATTCCTGTTCCGACAGCAATGATAGATAAGGTATGCTTGTATTTTTCTTCGAAAACCGGCTTGAGAAAATCTAAGAGTCCTGTATTGTAAGCACTTGTCGTTGTTGCAAGGATCAATTGTCTGGCTATCACGAAAGAACTCAGTGCTGTCATGAGAAAAATTATCAGACGTCTCATTAATTTCACTCCCTTTATCCACCCTGCACCCATCTGGATAGATATTCTTTTACCTGTTTTTCATCGTGCAAGCGTTTATTAGAATTGTCGGTTGTGATATATAGATCAGTTCCAAGGTATAAAGTTGGGTATATATTCAAAGAGGGTGAAAAAGCATTTGGATCGTAATGAATGCCCACGATTTTTCCGATAAAGAATGTGTGATCGCCGGTGTTTCTGAAATCAACTAATTTACACTCGTAGACGGCATAGCTGTCTTTCAAAAAAGGTGCTTTCACATTTCTACTCTCTGACAGATCTATTTCGAAAACATTCACCTTGTCAATATCCCTTCCAGATGTTTTTCCGAAAAAGGCAGCTAAACGGCTCTGTTCGAATCTCAGAAAATTTACAGTGAATTCCTTGGAAACAAGAATTAGATCGTGTGTAAAGCGTTTTGGTGAGATAGATATACCATAAAGTGGAGGATTGTGAGAAAGCTGTGTATGCCAGGCAGCAGACATGAGATTAACTCTTTCTTCGTGTTTGGAACACACAATAGCAA is a window of Pseudothermotoga elfii DSM 9442 = NBRC 107921 DNA encoding:
- a CDS encoding flavin reductase family protein yields the protein MVFIENLDKYNFHYPANVAIVCSKHEERVNLMSAAWHTQLSHNPPLYGISISPKRFTHDLILVSKEFTVNFLRFEQSRLAAFFGKTSGRDIDKVNVFEIDLSESRNVKAPFLKDSYAVYECKLVDFRNTGDHTFFIGKIVGIHYDPNAFSPSLNIYPTLYLGTDLYITTDNSNKRLHDEKQVKEYLSRWVQGG